ATGAAAGCTGTTAATTGTTAAATGAAGGCTGCATACTGTTGCTGCTTTTGAGATGATAAGTGGGAGGATTTATCCATGTTCAAATCTCAGAGAGATGATTAGCTGATACagcaaaagaaaggaaaggaactTCTGGGATGATGAACAAAACAGACTTCTTTCTGCAAATTTTGTGCCAAATCTGAATGTACTACTTTGAATATGTGCCAATTTGGAATCCATGACACTGGACTTGCCTAGTTATGGGAAAAATGTATGTATGGGTGCTTTATCTGAAGTATGCATATAATGGTATCTATGATCTATGTTAAGTATTGCTATTCACTCTTTAACTCTGTGTAATATTTAGCTCGTTATTGCGTATTGTACCTGAAGTTcttatatataacttatttgCTTCTATGCCAATGAAATGAAAAGTGCTGTCTACACTGGGCATTTTGATAGGAAGGACTACTACACGTGTGACTTGATAACTTCTTGCCTGCTCTAATTGGTTGTGTTTGCATTGACTTGATTCCCCTGACATTATTAGGTCTTGTCTCAAGATGAAAGAGGACTGGGTAAGCATTCCAAGAGCCAGAAAGTCTCTGTTGGAGTAGGGTCTGGGGCGTGCAACGTGTGTTCCACTCCTTGTACATCTTGTTTACATATAAACCAAACTATTATGGGGTCAAAGACTGATGAGAGTTCTGATGAAACTTTTCAAGGAAATGCTGGTAGTCAGTACTCTGTTAATGATGCTCTGCCTGTCAAAAACAGTGCAAGTGACACTGGACAGCATACTACCAGTGATACAAGTTACTTAGTCAGTGTCAATTCAAATCATGATTCTCTATCTGAAAATGAAGAAAGTAAAGATCGATTGAGAACTTCTGATGTTTCTGGTGCATCCGATGACATTGAGATGCATAGAAATTTGTCAATTGGTGTCACAGCTGGGGATAATGGACCACCTCCAAATACCCCATGCAGTTCTGATCAGAGAGCTTCTGTGAAAAAGATTGAGGATCAAAGAGTTTTAGAAGTCCATGAAGATAACATTTCTTGTGTTAGTGGAGGTAATGATGCAAGCAAGTTGCCCAGTTATGATAATGATGTAAGCGTAGACAGAAAAGAAGTGCCACAGAGTGCTGTTTCGGATGAGTTTTCTTCCCAACGGATAGACTTGATAGAAATTCCTTCCTCTAAAGGTAAGGGTGAGGGTGTTAGCTCATCAAAGGTACCAAGTACATGCTCTTGTCCTACTGGTGGCACACCTCATTCATGCAACCTGTTTGTAAGGGATTTGAAAGAGGATTTAGGCAATAGTCTCCCTGCAGAGCTGCCTGAATTCTCAAAGGAACATTTGAGTTCACCATTGACAAAAGAGACCACATCTGAAATGGTTTGTCAACAAAGATCTCCCTCACATACATGTGGGGAAACTACTGATAGTAGTCTTGTCAGAGGCATTTCTGCAGCCTCGCAAAAAGTTTGTCTCAACATGGAAGCTGAAACAGAAACAAACAAGGACAGTTGTGACATGCCTGTAGAAGCTGTGACTCATTcagaacaagagaaagaaaatgtgaaGTTCAAGGACTCATTTGGGTTACCTAATGTGCAAGAACCTCTTTTGCAATCCCAACCTGAAGATGATTGTGATGAATCTGATATTTCGGAACATGATGTAAGTATTCATACTTCCTTTGCCATTGATGTTATTTGACCTATTTTTATCTGGCTGTACTATCTATCTAGGGATGTTCCACAAGGTTCTATGCCCATTTGAGGGACTTTTTTGCATTTGTTTATGGAGTGATTATTTTAGGACATGCTTGCTGAATTTTTGCTACTTTCTGGGAACAGGTAAAAGTTTGCGATATTTGTGGAGATGCTGGCCGGGAGGATTTACTGGCCATATGCAGCAGGTGCAGTGATGGTGCAGAGCACACGTAAGCCTAGAAAATTTTGCTGACATTTTCTGCATCAGTTTTTTAGTTATCTATTTCACAAACTTACATTTATATTTCTAAGCATCTTTAACATATTTGTTGCTCTCGTGCAGCTATTGCATGCGggaaatgatggaaaaaattCCTGATGGTGATTGGCTTTGTGAAGAATGTAAGTTTGATGAGATCAAAAAGTCGAATCAAGATAAGATTGCTGCAGTGGACGGGAATGATGCAAATCAATCACCTGGACTTGCAAGTGCCCTGAATACCAATCTCCCTGTGAAGTTTGACAAAAAAGATTCAGATCAGGAGgggaataaaacaaataaagaaatgcTTAGTGTAAAAGCTTCTGTTAAAAGACATGCTGAGAACATTGAAGTTTCTCCAGCAGTGAAAAGGCAGGCTCTTGAGTCAACTGCGTCACCAAAAACATCTAGTCCCAGCAGAATATCAGCACTTTCTCGTGATTCCTCATTCAGGAACCTTGATAAAGGAAAAGTGAAGCCAGCACGCCAATTATCTACTGGTACTTCCTCAATCAATGATACTTCTGAAGCTGCATTCTCTTCTCCAGGTCCAAAAATACAGACATCACAAGGTgctgtttttttgtagtgaattcttcaattttctttcacTTATTTGTGTAGTAACTTGTTGTGGTAGCTGTTTAACTTGGGTTCTGGCTCAAGCAGCAATCACTGCCTTGTGTTTCCTTTTAATACTGTTTTTCATAGTCAATTCTTTGATGCTCTTTCTTGAGTTAGGCAGTAGCTTGTTCTGGTAACTATTTAACCTGGGGTTTAGATTAAGCAGCAATAGctgtttttcattttctttttcaggtACCCTGTTGAAGTCTAATTCGTTCAATTCAACAAATGCAAAACCGAAAGTTAAACTTGTCAATGAAGTTGTTCCTCTAAAGCATAAATCAGCTAGAGATCCTGTTTCCCTTGATATGAAGGAGGGTGCTGCTCGATTGATAGGCAAATCATTGTCATTTAAATCTGCAGTCCCAGGCCGTTTAAATCCGTCAGAACCGAAAGTTAAGTTGCTATCCCCTAAATTTTCTGGCCAGGATCTAAAAGGATTAAAGCCAGCCAAAGAGTGGAACTTACTTGAAAAGAGAAATTCATTTAAACTAGAACGTTCTTTGGCAAGTTCAGCCATTGGGAACACTGTTGTCTCTACAGTGAAAGGGGATAAAAAATTAGCATCTCATGGTGAAAGCTACTCACTTCCTTCTGTAAGCAACAATCGTGAACCAAAGGGTGTGCAATCTGACAGTAAACTTACTACATCGACAAAATCAGCTAGTCATGTACCTCGCAGAGGTTCGGAAATGCCGGTTCCTTTAGGTAttatattatctatttattCTGAGATGCgtttaatatgtttttatttttatttttctgtgaCTCTATTTAATTCTTAATGCTTTTAGCATTTTTATAGTTCCTTGCCATCCTTCTGGACAGGTGAGATTAAGAAGCAGTCCTGCTCATCCAGTGTGGCTGGAGTTTCATCAGCCAATGGAATTAGTGGTTCTGCTGAACAAAAACCAACACAAACTAGTGTTCTGCATGATTCATCCCCAAGTACTTTTACAGCTGAGAGACCATCCTGTAATGCTAATGAATCAACAAATTCTGGTGAGAGAACGAGGGAGGGTTCTGCTGGTTGCACAAGGCCTGGCATTACTGCAGGTGGAAGAAATGTTACCTGTCAAAAATGTAAGGAAATCGGGCATTCGGGACAATCTTGCCCTGTTGACAATCCTCGGTCACTTCTTGGTGATGTATCTGCTACAAGAAGTTCAAGAGAGGTGATGGATAAAGGAGGTAATAAATTGAAAGCTGCAATTGAAGCAGCAATGCTTAAAAAGCCTGGGATGTACAGAAAGAATAAGATGCCTAACCAATCTGATGAGTCGTTGATATCTAGCAGAAACTTAAATTCTGAGCTACACCCTCAAGATCAATTATTAACTTCTATTAACACAAACAACATTTCTCCTTCCAATGAGGTACGTGAAGGGCGAGGAATACTCAGGAAATCTACTGCTGAATCTTGTAAACAAACAACTGTTAACATGAATCAGTCATCGGTATTTCATTCTGAAGCTGGTAGTTTGAAAAATGGAGATGCTAGTCCTGTGGACCCTTCTGATGGCAAGCTTTTCTTAAGAGATTTACCCTGTGATGCTTTGGGGGCATTTTCTATTCTCTTGAAGATGTCACCTGTACCAGAGCGTGAATATATTTGGCAGTATGTcactcttctttttcttgacaTTCACTCTAAGTTGAAAAACATTACATTTTTTATGCAAGTTTGTGCTTTCATTTGACATTTGAGGAGAAAAATATGTATCTTCAAAATAACTTCTTGCAAGCTTATGTTGTTTGTTGCAGAGGGTCCTTTGAGGTTCAGAAGAGTGGGAAACTCCCAGAGTTCCAAGATGGGATTCAAGCACATCTATCAACTTATGCATCACCTAAAGTTCTTGAAGTTGTGAATaagttttcttcaaaaattctcttGAATGAGGTGCCTCGCTTGAGTACATGGCCTATACAGTTCCAGGAAACTGGTgctaaagaagaaaatattgctctttatttttttgccaaGGATCTTGAGAGGTAAAATTTGGTTGTatctttttatcaattaaattgtctacttctttttatcttttttttttctttggctgAGTTTCTTTATGCTGCTTATCATAAAGTTACGAAAAAAGCTACAAGAGTTTACTGGAGAACATGATGAAAAGTGATCTAGCGCTCAGGGGAAACATTGATGGTGTTGAAGTTTTGATATTCCCATCCAACCATCTTCCTGATAAATTCCAGCGTAAGATATTTATCTCTCTAATA
This genomic stretch from Diospyros lotus cultivar Yz01 chromosome 1, ASM1463336v1, whole genome shotgun sequence harbors:
- the LOC127802002 gene encoding uncharacterized protein LOC127802002 isoform X4, whose translation is MTLDLPSYGKNVLSQDERGLGKHSKSQKVSVGVGSGACNVCSTPCTSCLHINQTIMGSKTDESSDETFQGNAGSQYSVNDALPVKNSASDTGQHTTSDTSYLVSVNSNHDSLSENEESKDRLRTSDVSGASDDIEMHRNLSIGVTAGDNGPPPNTPCSSDQRASVKKIEDQRVLEVHEDNISCVSGGNDASKLPSYDNDVSVDRKEVPQSAVSDEFSSQRIDLIEIPSSKGKGEGVSSSKVPSTCSCPTGGTPHSCNLFVRDLKEDLGNSLPAELPEFSKEHLSSPLTKETTSEMVCQQRSPSHTCGETTDSSLVRGISAASQKVCLNMEAETETNKDSCDMPVEAVTHSEQEKENVKFKDSFGLPNVQEPLLQSQPEDDCDESDISEHDVKVCDICGDAGREDLLAICSRCSDGAEHTYCMREMMEKIPDGDWLCEECKFDEIKKSNQDKIAAVDGNDANQSPGLASALNTNLPVKFDKKDSDQEGNKTNKEMLSVKASVKRHAENIEVSPAVKRQALESTASPKTSSPSRISALSRDSSFRNLDKGKVKPARQLSTGTSSINDTSEAAFSSPGPKIQTSQGTLLKSNSFNSTNAKPKVKLVNEVVPLKHKSARDPVSLDMKEGAARLIGKSLSFKSAVPGRLNPSEPKVKLLSPKFSGQDLKGLKPAKEWNLLEKRNSFKLERSLASSAIGNTVVSTVKGDKKLASHGESYSLPSVSNNREPKGVQSDSKLTTSTKSASHVPRRGSEMPVPLGEIKKQSCSSSVAGVSSANGISGSAEQKPTQTSVLHDSSPSTFTAERPSCNANESTNSGERTREGSAGCTRPGITAGGRNVTCQKCKEIGHSGQSCPVDNPRSLLGDVSATRSSREVMDKGGNKLKAAIEAAMLKKPGMYRKNKMPNQSDESLISSRNLNSELHPQDQLLTSINTNNISPSNEVREGRGILRKSTAESCKQTTVNMNQSSVFHSEAGSLKNGDASPVDPSDGKLFLRDLPCDALGAFSILLKMSPVPEREYIWQGSFEVQKSGKLPEFQDGIQAHLSTYASPKVLEVVNKFSSKILLNEVPRLSTWPIQFQETGAKEENIALYFFAKDLESYEKSYKSLLENMMKSDLALRGNIDGVEVLIFPSNHLPDKFQRWNMLYFLWGVLRGKKVNCLQTGTGSPKEYSIEQDLPTAILSLPESICSLGPVDGNLPVHPKACNVTLAPKSSTSMESPCLSSETVTGDYDTNASSFEPKGQCTQTNAVGRDSRRNATSSPRTQGTGLLSFQKMNCTSPSLDESGDPGRKLEVILQPSVQAAETISSSRKNDKMPMCLDDASDIQQVSSRPCEILGTHSSRNDQVSFEKLKEEEGSLGSHTVLQRNLIVGDQSWQELTNWQYNQEKRLNKDSTWTSSRVSAGGSQMSSWDDVQIISPNEGFASKKQRTGYGGLYVSSSSRATLPLPSRESFLSEVREMCASSLTKERGIEACDQRGVSRNNGAAERFFFPVDPHPVIDLTSDDNPISWKDLSAEDSPDGAPDLDLALGAKMKPAKQGMLPFLVGKGEPKDEQGQRGAEKAATKGKEDDVSASLSLSLSFPFPDKEATVKPGSRVEQLVPSRRQANNPSLLLFGGLSDK
- the LOC127802002 gene encoding uncharacterized protein LOC127802002 isoform X3, with amino-acid sequence MQGPADETDCDIQTNMVLSQDERGLGKHSKSQKVSVGVGSGACNVCSTPCTSCLHINQTIMGSKTDESSDETFQGNAGSQYSVNDALPVKNSASDTGQHTTSDTSYLVSVNSNHDSLSENEESKDRLRTSDVSGASDDIEMHRNLSIGVTAGDNGPPPNTPCSSDQRASVKKIEDQRVLEVHEDNISCVSGGNDASKLPSYDNDVSVDRKEVPQSAVSDEFSSQRIDLIEIPSSKGKGEGVSSSKVPSTCSCPTGGTPHSCNLFVRDLKEDLGNSLPAELPEFSKEHLSSPLTKETTSEMVCQQRSPSHTCGETTDSSLVRGISAASQKVCLNMEAETETNKDSCDMPVEAVTHSEQEKENVKFKDSFGLPNVQEPLLQSQPEDDCDESDISEHDVKVCDICGDAGREDLLAICSRCSDGAEHTYCMREMMEKIPDGDWLCEECKFDEIKKSNQDKIAAVDGNDANQSPGLASALNTNLPVKFDKKDSDQEGNKTNKEMLSVKASVKRHAENIEVSPAVKRQALESTASPKTSSPSRISALSRDSSFRNLDKGKVKPARQLSTGTSSINDTSEAAFSSPGPKIQTSQGTLLKSNSFNSTNAKPKVKLVNEVVPLKHKSARDPVSLDMKEGAARLIGKSLSFKSAVPGRLNPSEPKVKLLSPKFSGQDLKGLKPAKEWNLLEKRNSFKLERSLASSAIGNTVVSTVKGDKKLASHGESYSLPSVSNNREPKGVQSDSKLTTSTKSASHVPRRGSEMPVPLGEIKKQSCSSSVAGVSSANGISGSAEQKPTQTSVLHDSSPSTFTAERPSCNANESTNSGERTREGSAGCTRPGITAGGRNVTCQKCKEIGHSGQSCPVDNPRSLLGDVSATRSSREVMDKGGNKLKAAIEAAMLKKPGMYRKNKMPNQSDESLISSRNLNSELHPQDQLLTSINTNNISPSNEVREGRGILRKSTAESCKQTTVNMNQSSVFHSEAGSLKNGDASPVDPSDGKLFLRDLPCDALGAFSILLKMSPVPEREYIWQGSFEVQKSGKLPEFQDGIQAHLSTYASPKVLEVVNKFSSKILLNEVPRLSTWPIQFQETGAKEENIALYFFAKDLESYEKSYKSLLENMMKSDLALRGNIDGVEVLIFPSNHLPDKFQRWNMLYFLWGVLRGKKVNCLQTGTGSPKEYSIEQDLPTAILSLPESICSLGPVDGNLPVHPKACNVTLAPKSSTSMESPCLSSETVTGDYDTNASSFEPKGQCTQTNAVGRDSRRNATSSPRTQGTGLLSFQKMNCTSPSLDESGDPGRKLEVILQPSVQAAETISSSRKNDKMPMCLDDASDIQQVSSRPCEILGTHSSRNDQVSFEKLKEEEGSLGSHTVLQRNLIVGDQSWQELTNWQYNQEKRLNKDSTWTSSRVSAGGSQMSSWDDVQIISPNEGFASKKQRTGYGGLYVSSSSRATLPLPSRESFLSEVREMCASSLTKERGIEACDQRGVSRNNGAAERFFFPVDPHPVIDLTSDDNPISWKDLSAEDSPDGAPDLDLALGAKMKPAKQGMLPFLVGKGEPKDEQGQRGAEKAATKGKEDDVSASLSLSLSFPFPDKEATVKPGSRVEQLVPSRRQANNPSLLLFGGLSDK
- the LOC127802002 gene encoding uncharacterized protein LOC127802002 isoform X5 translates to MVLSQDERGLGKHSKSQKVSVGVGSGACNVCSTPCTSCLHINQTIMGSKTDESSDETFQGNAGSQYSVNDALPVKNSASDTGQHTTSDTSYLVSVNSNHDSLSENEESKDRLRTSDVSGASDDIEMHRNLSIGVTAGDNGPPPNTPCSSDQRASVKKIEDQRVLEVHEDNISCVSGGNDASKLPSYDNDVSVDRKEVPQSAVSDEFSSQRIDLIEIPSSKGKGEGVSSSKVPSTCSCPTGGTPHSCNLFVRDLKEDLGNSLPAELPEFSKEHLSSPLTKETTSEMVCQQRSPSHTCGETTDSSLVRGISAASQKVCLNMEAETETNKDSCDMPVEAVTHSEQEKENVKFKDSFGLPNVQEPLLQSQPEDDCDESDISEHDVKVCDICGDAGREDLLAICSRCSDGAEHTYCMREMMEKIPDGDWLCEECKFDEIKKSNQDKIAAVDGNDANQSPGLASALNTNLPVKFDKKDSDQEGNKTNKEMLSVKASVKRHAENIEVSPAVKRQALESTASPKTSSPSRISALSRDSSFRNLDKGKVKPARQLSTGTSSINDTSEAAFSSPGPKIQTSQGTLLKSNSFNSTNAKPKVKLVNEVVPLKHKSARDPVSLDMKEGAARLIGKSLSFKSAVPGRLNPSEPKVKLLSPKFSGQDLKGLKPAKEWNLLEKRNSFKLERSLASSAIGNTVVSTVKGDKKLASHGESYSLPSVSNNREPKGVQSDSKLTTSTKSASHVPRRGSEMPVPLGEIKKQSCSSSVAGVSSANGISGSAEQKPTQTSVLHDSSPSTFTAERPSCNANESTNSGERTREGSAGCTRPGITAGGRNVTCQKCKEIGHSGQSCPVDNPRSLLGDVSATRSSREVMDKGGNKLKAAIEAAMLKKPGMYRKNKMPNQSDESLISSRNLNSELHPQDQLLTSINTNNISPSNEVREGRGILRKSTAESCKQTTVNMNQSSVFHSEAGSLKNGDASPVDPSDGKLFLRDLPCDALGAFSILLKMSPVPEREYIWQGSFEVQKSGKLPEFQDGIQAHLSTYASPKVLEVVNKFSSKILLNEVPRLSTWPIQFQETGAKEENIALYFFAKDLESYEKSYKSLLENMMKSDLALRGNIDGVEVLIFPSNHLPDKFQRWNMLYFLWGVLRGKKVNCLQTGTGSPKEYSIEQDLPTAILSLPESICSLGPVDGNLPVHPKACNVTLAPKSSTSMESPCLSSETVTGDYDTNASSFEPKGQCTQTNAVGRDSRRNATSSPRTQGTGLLSFQKMNCTSPSLDESGDPGRKLEVILQPSVQAAETISSSRKNDKMPMCLDDASDIQQVSSRPCEILGTHSSRNDQVSFEKLKEEEGSLGSHTVLQRNLIVGDQSWQELTNWQYNQEKRLNKDSTWTSSRVSAGGSQMSSWDDVQIISPNEGFASKKQRTGYGGLYVSSSSRATLPLPSRESFLSEVREMCASSLTKERGIEACDQRGVSRNNGAAERFFFPVDPHPVIDLTSDDNPISWKDLSAEDSPDGAPDLDLALGAKMKPAKQGMLPFLVGKGEPKDEQGQRGAEKAATKGKEDDVSASLSLSLSFPFPDKEATVKPGSRVEQLVPSRRQANNPSLLLFGGLSDK
- the LOC127802002 gene encoding uncharacterized protein LOC127802002 isoform X2; this encodes MASAKRKDRTLDDLYTLTRKITHPEALLRGTFQMQGPADETDCDIQTNMVLSQDERGLGKHSKSQKVSVGVGSGACNVCSTPCTSCLHINQTIMGSKTDESSDETFQGNAGSQYSVNDALPVKNSASDTGQHTTSDTSYLVSVNSNHDSLSENEESKDRLRTSDVSGASDDIEMHRNLSIGVTAGDNGPPPNTPCSSDQRASVKKIEDQRVLEVHEDNISCVSGGNDASKLPSYDNDVSVDRKEVPQSAVSDEFSSQRIDLIEIPSSKGKGEGVSSSKVPSTCSCPTGGTPHSCNLFVRDLKEDLGNSLPAELPEFSKEHLSSPLTKETTSEMVCQQRSPSHTCGETTDSSLVRGISAASQKVCLNMEAETETNKDSCDMPVEAVTHSEQEKENVKFKDSFGLPNVQEPLLQSQPEDDCDESDISEHDVKVCDICGDAGREDLLAICSRCSDGAEHTYCMREMMEKIPDGDWLCEECKFDEIKKSNQDKIAAVDGNDANQSPGLASALNTNLPVKFDKKDSDQEGNKTNKEMLSVKASVKRHAENIEVSPAVKRQALESTASPKTSSPSRISALSRDSSFRNLDKGKVKPARQLSTGTSSINDTSEAAFSSPGPKIQTSQGTLLKSNSFNSTNAKPKVKLVNEVVPLKHKSARDPVSLDMKEGAARLIGKSLSFKSAVPGRLNPSEPKVKLLSPKFSGQDLKGLKPAKEWNLLEKRNSFKLERSLASSAIGNTVVSTVKGDKKLASHGESYSLPSVSNNREPKGVQSDSKLTTSTKSASHVPRRGSEMPVPLGEIKKQSCSSSVAGVSSANGISGSAEQKPTQTSVLHDSSPSTFTAERPSCNANESTNSGERTREGSAGCTRPGITAGGRNVTCQKCKEIGHSGQSCPVDNPRSLLGDVSATRSSREVMDKGGNKLKAAIEAAMLKKPGMYRKNKMPNQSDESLISSRNLNSELHPQDQLLTSINTNNISPSNEVREGRGILRKSTAESCKQTTVNMNQSSVFHSEAGSLKNGDASPVDPSDGKLFLRDLPCDALGAFSILLKMSPVPEREYIWQGSFEVQKSGKLPEFQDGIQAHLSTYASPKVLEVVNKFSSKILLNEVPRLSTWPIQFQETGAKEENIALYFFAKDLESYEKSYKSLLENMMKSDLALRGNIDGVEVLIFPSNHLPDKFQRWNMLYFLWGVLRGKKVNCLQTGTGSPKEYSIEQDLPTAILSLPESICSLGPVDGNLPVHPKACNVTLAPKSSTSMESPCLSSETVTGDYDTNASSFEPKGQCTQTNAVGRDSRRNATSSPRTQGTGLLSFQKMNCTSPSLDESGDPGRKLEVILQPSVQAAETISSSRKNDKMPMCLDDASDIQQVSSRPCEILGTHSSRNDQVSFEKLKEEEGSLGSHTVLQRNLIVGDQSWQELTNWQYNQEKRLNKDSTWTSSRVSAGGSQMSSWDDVQIISPNEGFASKKQRTGYGGLYVSSSSRATLPLPSRESFLSEVREMCASSLTKERGIEACDQRGVSRNNGAAERFFFPVDPHPVIDLTSDDNPISWKDLSAEDSPDGAPDLDLALGAKMKPAKQGMLPFLVGKGEPKDEQGQRGAEKAATKGKEDDVSASLSLSLSFPFPDKEATVKPGSRVEQLVPSRRQANNPSLLLFGGLSDK
- the LOC127802002 gene encoding uncharacterized protein LOC127802002 isoform X1 — translated: MASAKRKDRTLDDLYTLTRKITHPEITPVLRGTFQMQGPADETDCDIQTNMVLSQDERGLGKHSKSQKVSVGVGSGACNVCSTPCTSCLHINQTIMGSKTDESSDETFQGNAGSQYSVNDALPVKNSASDTGQHTTSDTSYLVSVNSNHDSLSENEESKDRLRTSDVSGASDDIEMHRNLSIGVTAGDNGPPPNTPCSSDQRASVKKIEDQRVLEVHEDNISCVSGGNDASKLPSYDNDVSVDRKEVPQSAVSDEFSSQRIDLIEIPSSKGKGEGVSSSKVPSTCSCPTGGTPHSCNLFVRDLKEDLGNSLPAELPEFSKEHLSSPLTKETTSEMVCQQRSPSHTCGETTDSSLVRGISAASQKVCLNMEAETETNKDSCDMPVEAVTHSEQEKENVKFKDSFGLPNVQEPLLQSQPEDDCDESDISEHDVKVCDICGDAGREDLLAICSRCSDGAEHTYCMREMMEKIPDGDWLCEECKFDEIKKSNQDKIAAVDGNDANQSPGLASALNTNLPVKFDKKDSDQEGNKTNKEMLSVKASVKRHAENIEVSPAVKRQALESTASPKTSSPSRISALSRDSSFRNLDKGKVKPARQLSTGTSSINDTSEAAFSSPGPKIQTSQGTLLKSNSFNSTNAKPKVKLVNEVVPLKHKSARDPVSLDMKEGAARLIGKSLSFKSAVPGRLNPSEPKVKLLSPKFSGQDLKGLKPAKEWNLLEKRNSFKLERSLASSAIGNTVVSTVKGDKKLASHGESYSLPSVSNNREPKGVQSDSKLTTSTKSASHVPRRGSEMPVPLGEIKKQSCSSSVAGVSSANGISGSAEQKPTQTSVLHDSSPSTFTAERPSCNANESTNSGERTREGSAGCTRPGITAGGRNVTCQKCKEIGHSGQSCPVDNPRSLLGDVSATRSSREVMDKGGNKLKAAIEAAMLKKPGMYRKNKMPNQSDESLISSRNLNSELHPQDQLLTSINTNNISPSNEVREGRGILRKSTAESCKQTTVNMNQSSVFHSEAGSLKNGDASPVDPSDGKLFLRDLPCDALGAFSILLKMSPVPEREYIWQGSFEVQKSGKLPEFQDGIQAHLSTYASPKVLEVVNKFSSKILLNEVPRLSTWPIQFQETGAKEENIALYFFAKDLESYEKSYKSLLENMMKSDLALRGNIDGVEVLIFPSNHLPDKFQRWNMLYFLWGVLRGKKVNCLQTGTGSPKEYSIEQDLPTAILSLPESICSLGPVDGNLPVHPKACNVTLAPKSSTSMESPCLSSETVTGDYDTNASSFEPKGQCTQTNAVGRDSRRNATSSPRTQGTGLLSFQKMNCTSPSLDESGDPGRKLEVILQPSVQAAETISSSRKNDKMPMCLDDASDIQQVSSRPCEILGTHSSRNDQVSFEKLKEEEGSLGSHTVLQRNLIVGDQSWQELTNWQYNQEKRLNKDSTWTSSRVSAGGSQMSSWDDVQIISPNEGFASKKQRTGYGGLYVSSSSRATLPLPSRESFLSEVREMCASSLTKERGIEACDQRGVSRNNGAAERFFFPVDPHPVIDLTSDDNPISWKDLSAEDSPDGAPDLDLALGAKMKPAKQGMLPFLVGKGEPKDEQGQRGAEKAATKGKEDDVSASLSLSLSFPFPDKEATVKPGSRVEQLVPSRRQANNPSLLLFGGLSDK